From the Streptococcus oralis ATCC 35037 genome, one window contains:
- a CDS encoding metallophosphoesterase family protein, with translation MTKIAVLSDIHGNTTALEAVLDDAKAAEVDEYWLLGDILMPGTGRRRILDLLASLPITVRVLGNWENSLWRGLHRKLDPTIASHRYLLRQSQYILEEVSPEEIEDLNNQPMQVHRQFGDLMVGITHHLPDKNWGRELIHTGKQEDFDRLVTNPHASIAVYGHIHQQLLRYGSDGQLILNPGSIGQPFFLDAKLRKDLRAQYMILEFDEAGLSDVDFRRVDYDVETELQLAKDLKLPYFQVYYESLVNGIHHTHNHELLGQISEQEGYDQDVELWMERDKKDWF, from the coding sequence ATGACCAAAATAGCAGTTCTTTCAGACATACATGGAAATACGACAGCTTTGGAAGCTGTACTGGATGATGCTAAAGCTGCAGAGGTAGATGAGTACTGGCTTTTAGGGGATATTCTGATGCCAGGGACAGGACGTAGAAGGATCTTGGACCTCTTAGCTAGCTTGCCTATTACAGTAAGAGTTCTGGGAAATTGGGAGAATAGTCTCTGGCGAGGTCTGCATCGCAAGTTAGATCCTACAATAGCGAGTCATCGTTATCTCCTGCGTCAAAGTCAGTACATCTTAGAGGAGGTCAGCCCTGAAGAAATCGAAGACCTCAATAATCAACCCATGCAAGTTCATCGTCAGTTTGGTGATTTGATGGTGGGAATCACTCACCACCTCCCTGATAAAAACTGGGGTAGAGAATTGATTCATACGGGAAAACAAGAAGATTTTGATAGATTGGTCACGAATCCACACGCCTCTATCGCAGTATATGGCCATATTCATCAACAGTTGCTTCGTTATGGAAGTGATGGACAGTTGATTCTTAATCCAGGTTCCATTGGACAACCTTTCTTTCTAGATGCGAAGTTGCGTAAGGACCTGCGGGCCCAGTATATGATCTTAGAGTTTGATGAGGCAGGTTTGTCTGATGTTGATTTTCGTCGTGTGGATTATGATGTGGAAACTGAATTGCAGTTGGCTAAAGATTTGAAGCTCCCCTATTTCCAGGTCTACTATGAAAGTTTGGTAAATGGAATTCACCACACTCATAACCATGAATTGTTAGGTCAGATTAGTGAACAAGAAGGTTATGATCAGGATGTTGAACTCTGGATGGAAAGAGACAAGAAAGATTGGTTTTAA
- the thrS gene encoding threonine--tRNA ligase has product MIKITFPDGAVREFESGVTTFEIAQSISNSLAKKALAGKFNGKLIDTTRAITEDGAIEIVTPDHEDALPILRHSAAHLFAQAARRLFPDIHLGVGPAIEDGFYYDTDNTAGQISNEDLPRIEEEMQKIVKENFPSIREEVTKDEAREIFKNDPYKLELIEEHSEDEGGLTIYHQGEYVDLCRGPHIPSTGRIQIFHLLHVAGAYWRGNSDNAMMQRIYGTAWFDKKDLKNYLQMREEAKERDHRKLGKELDLFMISQEVGQGLPFWLPNGATIRRELERYIVDKELASGYQHVYTPPLASVELYKTSGHWDHYQEDMFPTMDMGDGEEFVLRPMNCPHHIQVFKHHVHSYRELPIRIAEIGMMHRYEKSGALTGLQRVREMSLNDGHLFVTPEQIQEEFQRALQLIIDVYEDFNLTEYRFRLSLRDPQDTHKYFDNDEMWENAQTMLRAALDEMGVDYFEAEGEAAFYGPKLDIQVKTALGKEETLSTIQLDFLLPERFDLKYIGADGEEHRPVMIHRGVISTMERFTAILIENYKGAFPTWLAPHQVTLIPVSNEKHVDYAWEVAKKLRDRGVRADVDERNEKMQFKIRASQTSKIPYQLIVGDKEMEDGTVNVRRYGQKETQTVSVDDFVQAILADIVNKSRVEK; this is encoded by the coding sequence ATGATTAAGATTACTTTCCCAGATGGCGCTGTTCGTGAATTCGAATCTGGCGTTACTACTTTTGAAATTGCCCAATCTATCAGCAATTCCCTAGCTAAAAAAGCCTTGGCTGGTAAATTCAACGGCAAACTGATTGATACGACTCGTGCTATCACTGAAGATGGTGCTATTGAAATCGTGACGCCTGATCACGAAGATGCTCTGCCAATCTTGCGCCACTCAGCTGCTCACTTGTTTGCCCAAGCAGCACGTCGCCTCTTCCCAGATATTCATTTGGGAGTCGGTCCAGCTATCGAAGATGGCTTCTACTACGATACAGACAATACTGCTGGTCAAATCTCTAACGAAGACCTTCCTCGTATCGAAGAAGAAATGCAAAAAATCGTTAAAGAAAACTTCCCATCTATTCGTGAAGAAGTGACTAAAGATGAAGCACGTGAAATCTTCAAAAACGACCCTTACAAGTTGGAATTGATTGAAGAACACTCTGAAGACGAGGGTGGTTTGACCATCTACCATCAGGGTGAATACGTGGACCTCTGCCGTGGCCCGCACATCCCTTCAACAGGCCGCATCCAAATCTTCCACCTTCTCCATGTAGCTGGTGCTTACTGGCGTGGAAATAGCGACAACGCTATGATGCAACGGATCTATGGTACAGCCTGGTTCGACAAGAAAGACTTGAAGAACTACCTTCAAATGCGTGAAGAAGCCAAAGAACGTGACCACCGTAAACTTGGTAAAGAGCTTGACCTCTTCATGATTTCTCAAGAAGTCGGACAAGGACTTCCATTCTGGTTGCCAAACGGTGCAACTATCCGTCGTGAATTGGAACGCTACATTGTCGACAAAGAGTTAGCTTCTGGCTATCAACACGTTTACACTCCACCACTTGCTTCTGTAGAGCTATACAAGACTTCTGGTCACTGGGATCACTACCAAGAGGACATGTTCCCAACTATGGATATGGGTGACGGGGAAGAGTTTGTCCTTCGTCCAATGAACTGCCCACACCACATCCAAGTTTTCAAACACCATGTTCACTCCTACCGTGAGTTGCCAATCCGTATCGCTGAAATCGGGATGATGCACCGTTACGAAAAGTCTGGTGCCCTCACTGGTCTTCAACGTGTGCGTGAAATGTCTCTCAACGACGGTCACCTCTTTGTAACTCCTGAACAAATCCAAGAAGAGTTCCAACGTGCCCTTCAGTTGATTATCGATGTTTATGAAGACTTCAACTTGACTGAATACCGCTTCCGTCTCTCTCTACGCGACCCTCAAGATACTCACAAGTACTTTGACAACGATGAAATGTGGGAAAATGCCCAAACCATGCTTCGTGCAGCTCTTGATGAAATGGGTGTGGACTACTTTGAAGCTGAAGGTGAGGCAGCTTTCTACGGACCAAAATTGGATATCCAAGTTAAGACAGCTCTCGGAAAAGAAGAAACCCTCTCTACGATCCAGCTTGACTTCTTGCTTCCAGAACGCTTCGATCTCAAATACATCGGAGCTGATGGTGAAGAACACCGTCCAGTTATGATTCACCGTGGGGTTATCTCCACTATGGAACGCTTCACAGCTATCTTAATTGAGAACTACAAGGGTGCCTTCCCAACATGGCTTGCACCACATCAAGTAACTCTCATCCCCGTTTCTAACGAAAAACACGTAGACTACGCATGGGAAGTTGCTAAGAAACTCCGTGACCGTGGTGTCCGTGCCGACGTAGATGAGCGCAATGAAAAAATGCAATTCAAGATCCGTGCTTCTCAAACCAGCAAGATCCCTTACCAATTGATTGTTGGGGATAAGGAAATGGAAGACGGAACTGTCAACGTTCGTCGCTACGGCCAAAAAGAAACACAAACTGTCTCAGTTGATGACTTTGTTCAAGCTATCCTTGCTGATATCGTCAACAAATCTCGTGTTGAGAAATAA